A window of the Aphelocoma coerulescens isolate FSJ_1873_10779 unplaced genomic scaffold, UR_Acoe_1.0 HiC_scaffold_315, whole genome shotgun sequence genome harbors these coding sequences:
- the LOC138101512 gene encoding M-phase inducer phosphatase 2-like has translation MSLCGGRGLPGLAAISPLPSPGTAPLTPLDKADPAGPARHRDTPKRGHGGLPLPRLWHTPSPQPLASDCGRHSLSCQPPDAGLEPDFPTQQKPAAAQEDSQRTMPAFGRALKDRKLLRQRMHALPAWQRDGSRVLKDISQLQERRDRARRRRREPEDEEGFVAKKLPRPGQRSHGAARREPLAESPWAASELLVREAGGLGRAAAMGDAGAARVGAAAPSCPRGLESCGGGRWPGRGVTGTARASPKLEGTGRWWMELAYGIRACLRLGSSWQDLCPFHDLLCLCPKSPQLLPWQSDATVPQEKENVVSTPVMSKEEAKLRPGKRSQCRQLSRSPSEPGSVARPVLKRGQPSDSDSPVEAKRQRRVAGSPGQEASLEPGAWLEPSRSARREELENLLANDDQELIGDFSKPHLLPTVEGKEPGLKYISPETLAAVLAGHFSSSIESSLVVDCRYPYEYEGGHVKGAVNLPLQRDVEESLLEQPIVPLDSSRRVIVIFHCEFSVERGPKMCKFLRERDRRCHEYPQLHYPELYVLKGGYREFFLQFPSHCEPRDYRPMLHSAFKEELRKFRGQRRLRERGRRALFSRGRDL, from the exons atgtcactgtgcggcggccgcgggctgcccgggctggcggccatctccccgctgccctcgccgggcacggccccgctcacgcCGCTGGACAAGGCTgacccggcgggccccgccag gcaccgggacaccccgaagcggggccacggggggctgcccctgccgcggctgtggCACACGCCGTCCCCGCAGCCGCTGGCCTCGGACTGTGGCCGCCACTCGCTCTCTTGCCAGCCCCCGGATGCAG gactggagccggacttccccacgcagcagaagcccgcggccgcgcaggaaga ctcccagagaacgATGCCGGCGTTCGGGAGAGCGCTCAAAGA caggaagctccttCGGCAGAGGATGCACGCGTTGCCG gcgtggcagcgggacggcagccgcgtcctgaaggacatctcgcagctgcaggagcgcagggacagagcgcggcggcgccgcagggagcccgaggatgag gagggctttgtggccaagaagctgccgaggccgggccagcggagccatggggccgccaggagggagccccttgccgagagcccctgggccgcatcagagctgctggtgagagaggctggagggctcgggagggcagcagcgatgggtgatgccggggctgcacgcgtgggagctgccgctccgagctgcccgcgtggcctggagagctgcggaggtgggagatggccgggccggggggtcacggggacagcccgtgcgtctccaaagctggaaggcaccggcaggtggtggatggagctcgcctatgggatccgtgcctgcctgcggctgggaagcagctggcaggacttgtgcccatttcacgatctcctctgcctgtgccccaagtctccccagctgctgccctggcagagcgatgccaccgtgccccaggagaaggagaacgtGGTGAGCACGCCGGTGATgagcaaggaggaggcaaagctg cggCCGGGGAAGCGCAGCCAGTGCCGGCAGCTGTCCCGCTCGCCCTCGGAGCCGGGCAGTGTCGCCAGGCCCGTCCTGAAGCGGGGACAGCCCTCGGACAGCGACAGCCCTGTGGAGGCCAAGCGGCAGAGGAGGGTggccggcagccctggccaggaggcgtcgctggagccg ggagcgtggctggagccttcccgctccgcccggcgtGAGGAGCTCGAGAACCTGCTGGCCAACGATGACCAGGAGCTCATCGGGGATTTCTCCAAG cctcacctcctgccGACGGTGGAGGGCAAGGAGCCGGGCCTGAAGTACATCTCCCCTGAGACG ctggcggcggtgctggcggggcacttcagcagcagcatcgagAGCAGCCTCGTCGTGGACTGCCGCTATCCCTACGAGTACGAGGGGGGCCACGTCAAG GGCGCTGTCAACCTGCCGCTGCAGCGGGACGTGGAGGaatcgctgctggagcagcccatcgtgcccctggactccagcaggagggtgatcgtcatcttccactgcgagttctctgttgagcgggggcccaaaat GTGCAAGTTCCTGCGGGAGAGGGATCGCCGCTGCCACGAGTACCCCCAGCTGCACTACCCCGAGCTGTACGTGCTGAAGGGCGGCTACCGGGAGTTCTTCCTCCAGTTCCCG agccactgcgagccccgggactatcggcccatgctgcactccgcgttcaaggaggagctgcgcaagttccgcgggcagaggcggctccgcgagcgcggccggcgggcgctcttcagccgcgggcgggacctgtga